Sequence from the Romeriopsis navalis LEGE 11480 genome:
TTCAGCATGGAGCCAAGGGCGACATCCGCCACCGAAAATGCGCCACCGTGAATATATTCCTGAGTCGCAAAAATCTTCTCCAAACCGCCCATCAGAATCGGCGTTTCTTTTTCGCGACTGGCTTCAATAAATACACCAGTCGCCAGGGTCGAGTTAGCAAATAAGACCCACTGATTCGCGATCGCCCGATCGACATCATTGGCAAAAGCCTTGGCATACTTATCGGCCAAATACATCAAGATCGCCCCCGACTCAAACAGGGTGACATCACCATCCACGATCGTCGGCACTTTGCCA
This genomic interval carries:
- a CDS encoding glutathione S-transferase family protein: MIKLYGGRFSRASIVHWYLEEAQIPYEFIRLDMEAGEHRQADFLAINPFGKVPTIVDGDVTLFESGAILMYLADKYAKAFANDVDRAIANQWVLFANSTLATGVFIEASREKETPILMGGLEKIFATQEYIHGGAFSVADVALGSMLNYIPMMLKLDLSDYPKVMEYMQRCASRPAFQKAMANR